One window from the genome of Microcoleus sp. AS-A8 encodes:
- a CDS encoding PHP domain-containing protein encodes MVVKIDQALASPQITAQDALALRQVWATIGPDSCPCSYNFHMHTIYSDGQLKPEDLIKQAIAIGIKGLAITDHHTIGGYLVAQGWLEYLHKQSTPVTPYPHLWTGVEITANLLGTDVHILGYAFDPKHPAIESYLQGEAPRHREAQAAVVIAAIQQAGGLAVLAHPGRYRRPAVELIPAVAHLGIDGVETYYAYANPNPWQTSPMQTQQVKQLSEAYNLLNTCGTDTHGMNLLRRL; translated from the coding sequence ATGGTGGTCAAAATTGATCAAGCTTTAGCTTCACCCCAAATAACAGCACAGGATGCACTCGCGCTCAGGCAAGTCTGGGCAACCATTGGGCCAGATAGTTGTCCCTGTTCCTATAACTTTCACATGCACACTATCTATTCCGATGGTCAGCTAAAGCCAGAAGATTTGATCAAGCAGGCGATCGCCATTGGCATCAAAGGACTGGCTATTACCGACCACCACACGATTGGGGGCTACCTCGTCGCTCAAGGCTGGCTGGAATACTTGCATAAGCAATCCACTCCTGTCACACCCTATCCTCACCTTTGGACGGGTGTTGAAATCACAGCGAACCTACTCGGCACTGATGTTCATATCCTCGGCTATGCCTTTGATCCCAAACATCCCGCTATAGAGTCTTATCTCCAAGGCGAAGCACCTCGACATCGCGAAGCTCAGGCGGCAGTCGTGATTGCGGCAATTCAGCAGGCGGGCGGTTTAGCTGTTTTGGCTCATCCAGGGCGCTACCGACGCCCCGCGGTAGAGTTAATTCCCGCCGTAGCGCATTTAGGCATAGATGGGGTCGAAACCTACTACGCCTACGCCAACCCAAACCCCTGGCAAACCAGCCCCATGCAAACGCAGCAAGTCAAACAGTTGAGTGAGGCTTACAATCTGCTGAATACCTGCGGGACGGATACTCACGGGATGAATTTACTCCGGCGTCTATGA
- a CDS encoding nucleoside triphosphate pyrophosphohydrolase produces the protein MRQEHNKLVRDGIPEIIRQAGKQCEVALMSEAEFSQALREKLLEEAQEAVVATPENLVSELADLQEVIDAILKVYGIEREALVKEQRHKRTERGGFDQRLRLLWTESSSS, from the coding sequence ATGCGCCAAGAACACAATAAGCTCGTGCGAGACGGTATTCCGGAAATTATTCGCCAAGCAGGGAAGCAGTGCGAAGTAGCATTGATGTCTGAGGCGGAGTTTAGTCAAGCATTGCGAGAAAAGCTGCTGGAAGAAGCTCAAGAAGCGGTGGTGGCGACTCCGGAAAATTTAGTGAGCGAGTTAGCCGACTTGCAAGAAGTGATTGATGCAATCCTAAAAGTGTATGGGATTGAACGCGAAGCCTTAGTGAAGGAACAAAGACACAAGCGAACGGAACGGGGTGGCTTTGACCAGCGCCTGCGGTTGTTGTGGACTGAATCTTCATCTTCATAA
- a CDS encoding DUF111 family protein, with protein sequence MSKLAYLDCPTGISGDMCLGAVVAAGVPLEYLTEKLKGLGIESEYRLRVESVHRNGQLATKVYVDLLTSVDDHHDPDQEHEHPQEHNHEHEHGHNHAPSCTSGLEPHLPHVHHATQYAPTRYLPEIEQLILAAPLPPRVSQWSLAVFRKLAEAEGAVHGIAPEQVHFHEVGATDAIVDIVGTCLGLDWLGIDQLYCSALPTGGGTVRAAHGRLPVPVPAVLKLWESGQVPVYSNGIDRELVTPTGAALTVTLATCFGSPPAMTIQRVGLGAGSLQLPIPNILRLWIGESSQELKVGKLKAEYPNNQSSTPTNQQASNNQPSTPTNQQASNNQSSTPTNQQASNNQPSTPTNQQASNNQPSTPTNQQSSIPTNQQASTPTDLQASIPTDLQPSNIETISVLETQIDDLSPQAIGYVFETLFKAGAVDVFTQSIGMKKSRPGILLTVICHPQDIEACEAVLFRETTTLGIRRLTQQRTILSREIQQVQTKYGEIRVKVAWSNSSPQKIITNVQPEYEDCALVARLKHCSWREIHQLALQAWYRQYGKQFESPKLCH encoded by the coding sequence ATGAGCAAACTAGCGTACCTAGATTGTCCGACTGGAATTTCTGGCGATATGTGCCTAGGAGCTGTTGTGGCGGCAGGTGTGCCTTTAGAGTATTTGACTGAAAAGCTCAAAGGTCTGGGGATTGAGTCGGAGTATCGGTTACGAGTAGAAAGCGTTCACCGCAACGGACAGTTAGCAACAAAAGTTTATGTAGATTTGCTAACGTCAGTAGACGATCATCACGACCCTGATCAGGAACACGAACATCCCCAAGAACATAACCATGAACACGAGCATGGGCATAACCACGCCCCAAGTTGCACCTCAGGATTAGAGCCTCACCTTCCTCACGTTCATCACGCCACCCAGTATGCCCCAACACGGTATCTGCCGGAAATTGAGCAATTAATCTTAGCGGCCCCGTTACCGCCACGAGTTTCACAATGGAGCCTTGCCGTCTTTCGCAAGTTGGCAGAGGCTGAAGGCGCGGTACATGGCATTGCACCCGAGCAAGTCCACTTCCATGAAGTGGGAGCCACTGATGCCATTGTAGACATTGTGGGTACCTGCTTGGGGTTAGATTGGTTAGGAATTGACCAACTTTACTGTTCGGCTCTCCCCACTGGAGGAGGCACCGTCAGGGCCGCTCATGGTCGCTTACCCGTGCCAGTACCAGCGGTGCTGAAGTTGTGGGAATCCGGTCAGGTGCCAGTTTACAGTAATGGTATCGATCGCGAGTTGGTAACGCCAACGGGAGCAGCCCTGACCGTTACTCTCGCCACTTGCTTTGGTTCCCCGCCTGCGATGACCATCCAACGGGTTGGTCTTGGTGCGGGTTCCCTCCAGTTACCGATTCCCAATATTCTGCGACTGTGGATTGGGGAATCATCACAAGAGTTGAAAGTTGGAAAATTGAAAGCTGAATATCCTAACAATCAATCGTCAACTCCAACAAACCAGCAAGCTTCTAACAATCAACCTTCAACTCCAACAAACCAGCAAGCTTCTAACAATCAATCGTCAACTCCAACAAACCAGCAAGCTTCTAACAATCAACCTTCAACTCCAACAAACCAGCAAGCTTCTAACAATCAACCTTCAACTCCAACAAACCAGCAATCTTCAATTCCAACAAACCAGCAAGCTTCAACTCCAACAGACCTGCAAGCTTCAATTCCAACAGACCTGCAACCTTCTAACATAGAAACTATCTCGGTGTTGGAAACTCAAATTGATGACCTCAGCCCTCAAGCAATTGGTTATGTATTTGAGACTCTATTTAAGGCGGGTGCTGTGGATGTTTTTACTCAGTCGATTGGCATGAAGAAATCTCGTCCTGGGATTTTGCTCACAGTCATCTGCCATCCTCAAGATATCGAGGCTTGTGAAGCCGTCTTATTCCGCGAAACCACGACTTTGGGAATCCGACGCCTAACCCAACAACGAACAATTTTATCCAGAGAAATTCAGCAAGTGCAGACGAAGTATGGAGAAATTCGAGTCAAAGTGGCTTGGAGCAACAGTTCTCCTCAAAAAATAATTACTAACGTACAACCGGAATACGAAGATTGTGCTCTGGTCGCCCGATTAAAACATTGCTCATGGCGAGAGATTCATCAGTTAGCACTTCAAGCTTGGTATCGCCAGTATGGGAAGCAATTTGAGTCTCCGAAACTTTGCCATTAG
- a CDS encoding prohibitin family protein — protein sequence MKYQNSQNWQALLGGILAAALILLTFSSFVIINPGQAGVLSILGKARDGALLEGVHFKPPLISAVDIYDVTVQKFEVPAQSSTKDLQDLSASFAINFRLDPTKVVEVRRKQGTLQNIVSKIIAPQTQESFKIAAARRTVEEAITKRDELKRDFDMALGERLDKYGIIILDTSVVDLAFSPEFSKAVEEKQIAEQRAQRAVYVAQEAEQEAQADINRAKGRAEAQKLLAETLKAQGGQLVLQKEAIEAWRQGGAQMPKVLVMGSDSKSSVPFLFNVGNIPDEATHQ from the coding sequence TTGAAGTATCAGAATTCACAGAATTGGCAAGCTTTATTGGGGGGGATTTTAGCCGCAGCCTTGATTCTCCTCACCTTTAGTTCGTTTGTCATTATCAACCCCGGACAAGCTGGAGTCTTGAGCATATTGGGGAAAGCTAGAGATGGAGCATTACTCGAAGGTGTTCACTTCAAACCACCTTTGATTTCAGCCGTAGACATCTATGATGTGACGGTGCAAAAGTTTGAAGTTCCGGCGCAAAGCTCCACTAAGGATCTTCAGGATTTATCCGCTAGCTTCGCCATCAACTTCCGCCTCGATCCAACCAAGGTGGTTGAGGTGAGAAGGAAACAAGGAACGTTACAAAATATCGTGTCGAAAATTATTGCACCCCAGACTCAGGAATCCTTCAAAATTGCAGCGGCGAGGAGAACCGTTGAAGAAGCGATTACCAAACGGGATGAATTAAAGCGAGACTTTGATATGGCTTTAGGTGAACGCTTAGATAAGTACGGAATTATCATACTGGATACCAGTGTCGTTGACCTCGCGTTCTCTCCGGAATTCTCCAAGGCAGTTGAGGAGAAACAAATCGCCGAGCAACGGGCGCAAAGAGCTGTCTATGTAGCGCAGGAAGCTGAGCAAGAAGCGCAGGCAGACATCAATCGCGCTAAGGGTAGAGCAGAGGCTCAAAAACTGTTGGCGGAAACCCTTAAAGCCCAAGGGGGCCAACTGGTGCTTCAGAAAGAAGCCATTGAAGCTTGGAGGCAGGGGGGTGCTCAGATGCCAAAAGTTCTGGTTATGGGTAGTGATTCTAAGAGCAGTGTCCCCTTCCTGTTCAACGTCGGTAATATTCCGGATGAAGCTACTCATCAGTAG
- a CDS encoding L-threonylcarbamoyladenylate synthase gives MATIYTVHPENPQIRRIEEIKEALQNGAVMLYPTDTVYAIGCDLNVKSAVERVRRLKQLSNDKPLTFLCSSLSDIAQYAWVSDSSYRIMKSLIPGPYTFLLPATKLVPRLVMNPKRRTSGIRVPAHPVCQALLRALGNPIISTSAHLADENGKTPVIDLERARLFDEFDTLVDIIVDDGNKPGFQVSTIVDMTDEEPVIVRKGLGWEAATSWASLVS, from the coding sequence ATGGCTACTATCTATACTGTCCATCCGGAAAATCCCCAAATACGACGAATAGAGGAAATTAAGGAGGCCCTGCAAAATGGTGCTGTGATGCTATACCCCACGGACACCGTTTATGCGATTGGTTGCGACCTGAATGTCAAGTCAGCTGTAGAACGTGTGAGGCGTCTGAAGCAATTATCTAATGATAAGCCCCTGACGTTTCTGTGTTCTTCTCTATCAGATATTGCCCAGTATGCCTGGGTAAGTGACTCATCTTACCGTATTATGAAAAGTCTAATTCCAGGGCCGTACACCTTCTTGCTCCCGGCAACGAAGTTAGTGCCCCGGTTGGTGATGAATCCCAAACGAAGAACCAGCGGCATCCGCGTCCCTGCTCATCCAGTCTGCCAAGCACTACTGCGAGCGTTAGGAAATCCAATTATTTCCACCTCGGCGCATCTAGCGGATGAGAATGGCAAAACTCCAGTCATTGATTTGGAAAGGGCCAGACTATTCGACGAGTTTGATACTTTGGTAGATATCATCGTAGACGATGGCAACAAACCAGGCTTTCAAGTGTCTACCATTGTGGACATGACCGATGAGGAACCCGTAATCGTGCGGAAAGGTCTGGGATGGGAAGCTGCAACAAGTTGGGCATCTCTGGTTAGCTAA
- a CDS encoding HetZ-related protein: protein MNVKTANSIHQTSQGHFHAPEILPGTESQALKDMLLEEMRSSFKSSGLVSHTGLDSSRTHSVVNRIVQEVERICRKSDRIQTSGEIRSWQLTLARHRLQKCLSYYKLGSKQGRIELHSHLSVMIYRHVASSQAQLSFSARYTLIEDFLQDFYAESLKAFRRENEVEADYTPRTQIELAEYMAFTEQYAKRRIQLPNRNNQQLIVLRAQSFAKRQPSETPLDIEQAVEFAKGEEAQEHSRSPAMQQVRLRLVSETVDPSEAVLRDRVVAELVQYLESQGHSDCADYLVLKLQDLAAPDIDEILGLTSRQRDYLQQRFKYHVEKFSRSSHWKLVHQWLGADLDQKLGMSSERWDAFVGQLDEQQQQLLSLKQGQRTDKEIAKVLGCTPKQVQKRWTALLEIAWKTRNSSGKSEE from the coding sequence ATGAACGTCAAAACAGCTAATTCTATCCATCAAACTTCCCAAGGCCACTTCCACGCTCCGGAAATTCTCCCAGGAACTGAATCCCAAGCTCTCAAGGATATGTTACTGGAGGAAATGCGCTCATCCTTCAAGAGCAGTGGTTTGGTATCACACACTGGATTAGATTCTAGCCGCACGCACTCCGTGGTCAACCGGATTGTGCAAGAGGTGGAACGGATTTGCCGCAAAAGCGATCGCATTCAAACTTCCGGTGAAATCCGTTCCTGGCAACTGACACTGGCACGTCATCGCCTACAGAAGTGTCTATCATACTACAAACTGGGTTCAAAGCAAGGTCGTATCGAATTACATAGCCACTTGAGTGTGATGATTTATCGCCATGTGGCATCCTCTCAAGCCCAACTTAGCTTTTCCGCTCGGTACACCTTAATTGAGGACTTCTTGCAAGACTTCTATGCCGAGTCCCTCAAAGCCTTCCGGCGGGAAAATGAGGTGGAGGCCGATTACACCCCTCGCACCCAGATTGAACTTGCCGAGTACATGGCGTTTACCGAGCAGTACGCCAAGCGGCGCATCCAATTGCCTAACCGCAATAACCAGCAACTGATTGTACTCAGAGCGCAGAGCTTTGCTAAACGGCAACCGAGCGAAACGCCCCTGGATATCGAACAGGCGGTGGAGTTTGCCAAGGGAGAGGAAGCACAGGAGCACAGTCGCTCTCCTGCCATGCAGCAGGTCAGATTGCGCCTCGTTTCTGAAACCGTTGACCCCAGTGAGGCTGTGTTGCGCGATCGCGTTGTTGCCGAACTGGTACAGTATCTAGAATCTCAGGGTCACTCCGACTGTGCGGATTACTTAGTCTTAAAATTGCAAGACTTGGCAGCACCCGATATCGACGAAATTCTGGGTCTAACGTCCAGACAGCGGGACTACCTGCAACAGCGCTTTAAGTACCATGTGGAGAAATTCTCTCGCTCCTCCCATTGGAAGCTGGTACACCAATGGCTAGGGGCAGACCTTGACCAAAAGCTAGGCATGTCCTCTGAGCGCTGGGACGCTTTTGTCGGGCAACTCGATGAGCAACAGCAGCAGTTGTTGTCACTCAAACAGGGGCAAAGAACCGATAAAGAGATTGCCAAAGTTCTAGGCTGTACACCAAAGCAGGTACAAAAGCGTTGGACAGCTTTGCTGGAAATCGCTTGGAAGACTCGGAATTCATCCGGTAAAAGTGAGGAATAA
- a CDS encoding glycoside hydrolase family 3 protein, which yields MPVLQELQRFGHHLIVGVSGTTLNDDDKRVLSELKPVGVIFFGKNFQMGKPYEVWLQTFKELSEQVRQYSERDSMFMTLDHEGGSVIRPPLPITRFPHAYLLGKLAREVARATGLELQSLGINVSWSPVADVFSNPLNPVIGPRAFGITPQTAAQAAHDYYLGLQESGILGCAKHFPGHGDTSQDSHLELPILNLTVEELRSRELIPFQALINEQIPLIMTAHILFPQIDPDVPATLSPIILQTLLRKELGFEGVVVSDDLDMNAVSERLSHKGTVAQTFQAGCDLLIVSRNLPSSSIERTYAIAQDFADSLSNGSLDESVIEAAKTRIEKLLKVTPQYSVHALDQDTLLRHAQLAIACSFQPAVLPETMG from the coding sequence ATGCCAGTATTGCAAGAACTTCAGCGCTTTGGACATCACCTGATTGTGGGTGTTTCGGGTACTACCTTAAATGACGACGATAAGCGTGTACTCAGCGAACTGAAACCCGTTGGAGTAATCTTCTTCGGCAAGAACTTTCAGATGGGCAAACCCTATGAAGTTTGGTTGCAAACCTTCAAGGAACTCAGCGAGCAAGTCCGACAATATAGCGAACGCGACTCCATGTTTATGACCCTCGATCATGAGGGGGGTTCTGTGATTCGCCCACCTCTGCCGATTACCCGATTTCCTCATGCCTACTTGTTGGGAAAACTCGCTCGTGAGGTAGCACGGGCAACGGGACTAGAACTCCAGTCACTCGGAATCAATGTATCCTGGTCTCCAGTCGCCGATGTTTTTTCTAATCCTCTCAACCCCGTCATTGGGCCTCGTGCCTTTGGCATTACTCCGCAAACCGCCGCACAAGCGGCCCACGACTACTACCTTGGACTCCAGGAATCAGGAATTCTGGGATGTGCTAAGCACTTCCCCGGACATGGAGATACCAGTCAGGACTCTCACCTTGAGTTGCCGATACTGAATCTAACTGTAGAAGAATTGCGATCGCGTGAACTCATCCCTTTCCAAGCGCTGATCAACGAGCAGATTCCATTGATTATGACGGCACACATCCTATTTCCCCAAATCGATCCAGATGTGCCAGCGACACTCTCACCAATTATCTTACAAACCTTACTCCGCAAGGAGCTTGGCTTTGAGGGAGTTGTGGTATCGGATGACCTGGATATGAACGCTGTCTCAGAGCGGTTGAGTCATAAGGGCACCGTGGCACAGACATTTCAGGCAGGTTGCGATCTGTTGATTGTATCCCGCAACCTGCCTTCCTCATCGATTGAACGCACTTATGCGATCGCGCAAGATTTTGCTGATTCTCTGAGCAATGGTAGCCTTGATGAATCTGTAATCGAAGCGGCTAAGACGCGAATAGAGAAGCTCTTAAAGGTAACGCCTCAGTATTCCGTTCATGCTCTCGACCAAGATACTCTACTGCGACACGCTCAACTCGCGATCGCTTGCTCTTTCCAGCCGGCTGTGTTGCCAGAAACGATGGGGTAA
- a CDS encoding acyl-CoA dehydrogenase family protein: MSSTTVNQGVAHKIEQEDQQALLNLAEAYLREFVAPVASEIDDNPEVLKKALQGMGERSLLALRVPQVWGGAQVSEITYRHFQQLVPRYSGALNFLQTQHQSAAGFFTNSENEALKQQYLPYMSKGEVLVGIGFSHLRRPGDPIMKAIPVEGGYHLGGKVLWVTGFGFFQDFIVGAALPDGRAVYGVVPFVETVQETGGTITFSEPMQMGAMSSTHTVTATLTHWFLPQERVIFIKPIGAIHENDKKNVLHHGFYSLGCARAGLDIVEAAYQAKQLPFIKQAFDALDAELTHCQSAMMQALPPDAQTWEERLQVRAWAINLAQRCASAAVTVSSGAANYRYHAAQRVYREALVFTVSGQTTAVMEATLAQLVVSDRFE; this comes from the coding sequence ATGTCATCAACGACCGTGAATCAGGGTGTTGCTCATAAGATTGAACAGGAAGACCAGCAAGCGCTATTAAATCTTGCGGAGGCTTATCTTCGGGAGTTTGTTGCGCCCGTGGCTTCAGAGATTGATGACAATCCAGAGGTTTTAAAAAAGGCGCTCCAGGGTATGGGCGAGCGCTCCTTACTCGCGCTACGGGTTCCCCAAGTTTGGGGAGGTGCACAAGTGAGTGAAATCACCTATCGCCACTTCCAACAGCTCGTTCCCCGCTATTCGGGGGCTTTGAATTTTCTCCAAACTCAACACCAAAGTGCGGCAGGATTCTTCACCAACAGTGAAAATGAAGCGTTAAAACAGCAATATCTGCCCTATATGAGCAAGGGTGAGGTATTAGTGGGGATCGGCTTTTCCCACCTACGACGCCCAGGTGACCCGATTATGAAAGCCATTCCCGTAGAAGGCGGGTATCACCTGGGAGGAAAGGTGCTTTGGGTAACGGGTTTTGGCTTCTTTCAGGATTTTATTGTGGGTGCGGCACTTCCGGATGGTCGGGCGGTTTATGGTGTTGTCCCGTTTGTGGAAACAGTCCAAGAAACTGGAGGAACCATTACCTTTAGTGAGCCAATGCAAATGGGAGCCATGTCCTCAACCCATACTGTTACGGCAACACTCACCCATTGGTTTTTACCCCAAGAGCGTGTCATCTTTATCAAACCCATAGGGGCAATTCACGAGAACGATAAAAAGAATGTTCTGCATCACGGTTTTTATTCCCTGGGCTGTGCCAGAGCAGGGCTTGATATTGTTGAAGCGGCTTACCAGGCTAAACAACTGCCCTTCATCAAGCAAGCGTTTGACGCTCTCGACGCCGAACTCACTCACTGTCAATCTGCGATGATGCAGGCGTTACCACCCGACGCCCAGACATGGGAAGAGCGCCTGCAAGTGCGAGCGTGGGCGATTAATCTCGCGCAACGCTGTGCGAGTGCGGCGGTGACGGTTTCTAGCGGTGCAGCGAATTACCGATATCATGCAGCACAGCGAGTCTATCGTGAGGCATTGGTATTTACCGTTTCGGGGCAAACCACTGCCGTCATGGAAGCGACTCTTGCTCAGTTGGTTGTTTCAGATAGGTTTGAGTGA